One genomic window of Musa acuminata AAA Group cultivar baxijiao unplaced genomic scaffold, Cavendish_Baxijiao_AAA HiC_scaffold_1137, whole genome shotgun sequence includes the following:
- the LOC103999691 gene encoding uncharacterized protein LOC103999691 gives MAFLLPLTDATSLPAAKAPLPRRTSSSSPDPGRTPRRSVCARGEVKDEAKERVIRVSDPLRERGLLPPPLLSVPLISGASSASPPSPSVTPQQQMDDGDERHSYYVNMGYAIRTLREDFPDTFQREPNFDIFRDDIVFKDPLNTFAGIDNYKRIFWALRLSGRIFFRAIWINIVSIWQPVENVIMIRWIVHGIPRVPWESHGRFDGTSEYKLDKNGKIYEHRVDNVALNTPTKFQVLPVEELIQLLGCPSTPKPTYFETSLSSGFSCLKFMLRLSWIKCYLAFYLVASRCAEKD, from the exons ATGGCGTTCCTCCTCCCTCTCACCGACGCCACCTCACTCCCGGCGGCCAAAGCCCCACTCCCCAGGCGGACGAGCAGCAGCAGCCCCGATCCCGGCAGGACACCGCGACGAAGCGTTTGCGCCCGTGGCGAGGTCAAGGACGAGGCTAAGGAGAGGGTGATTAGGGTGTCCGATCCATTGCGGGAGAGGGGCCTGCTCCCTCCCCCTCTCCTCTCCGTCCCTCTAATTTCCGGCGCTTCGTCTGCTTCTCCCCCGTCCCCCTCTGTGACGCCGCAGCAGCAGATGGACGACGGCGACGAGAGGCATAGCTACTATGTCAACATGGGATACGCGATTCGGACCTTGCGAGAGGATTTTCCTGATACCTTCCAGCGTGAACCCAACTTTGACATATTTAG GGATGATATTGTCTTCAAAGATCCTCTCAACACGTTTGCTGGTATTGACAATTATAAAAGGATTTTTTGGGCACTAAGACTTAGTGGCCGCATTTTCTTTCGGGCCATATGGATTAACATTGTGAGCATATGGCAGCCTGTGGAGAATGTTATCATGATCCGTTGGATTGTTCATGGCATTCCCCGAGTGCCTTGGGAGAGTCATGGCCGCTTTGATGGAACCTCAGAGTACAAACTTGACAAGAATGGAAAGATCTATGAGCATCGTGTAGACAATGTTGCTCTTAATACACCGACCAAGTTTCAGGTACTGCCAGTGGAGGAGCTGATTCAGTTGCTTGGCTGTCCATCCACTCCAAAGCCCACTTATTTTGAGACATCACTATCAAGTGGCTTTTCTTGCTTGAAATTTATGTTGAGACTCTCATGGATCAAATGCTACTTGGCATTTTATCTAGTTGCATCCAGATGTGCCGAAAAGGACTGA